The following are from one region of the Erinaceus europaeus chromosome 22, mEriEur2.1, whole genome shotgun sequence genome:
- the BDKRB1 gene encoding B1 bradykinin receptor — protein MASLPESQPSNLSQPGIPNATSCEGLAGGAWAQVHGLLPGLLAAVCTLGLVGNLLVLGVLLLPGRRLRPPEIYLANLAASDLVFVLGLPFWAWNVRRHFDWPFGGPLCRLVSGTMKANLFVSIFLVVAISHDRYRALVYPVASRRQRRRRRAQATCLLVWLLGGLLSVPTFLLRATREVPELAVRACVLQLPNRGPWHVARLLELTVLGFLLPLAALLFFNSHILASLRDGPGIRRSGSRGPRGAKSSALILALVAAFLVCWAPYHTFAFLEVLLRLQALGGCSWENFTDLGLQWANGLAFLNSCLNPVIYVFVGRLFRARVSELWKWCAPLAASPYRTVWRS, from the coding sequence ATGGCATCCCTCCCAGAGTCCCAGCCCTCCAACCTGAGCCAGCCCGGGATCCCCAATGCCACGTCGTGCGAGGGCCTGGCCGGGGGCGCATGGGCGCAGGTGCATGGGCTGCTGCCCGGCTTGCTGGCCGCCGTGTGCACGCTGGGCCTGGTGGGCAACCTGCTGGTGCTGGGCGTGCTGCTGCTGCCCGGCCGCCGCCTCCGGCCCCCCGAGATCTACCTGGCCAACCTGGCCGCCTCCGACCTGGTCTTCGTGCTGGGCCTGCCCTTCTGGGCCTGGAACGTCCGGCGCCACTTCGACTGGCCCTTTGGGGGCCCGCTGTGCCGCCTGGTCAGTGGCACCATGAAGGCCAACCTTTTCGTCAGCATCTTCCTGGTGGTGGCCATCAGCCACGACCGCTACCGTGCGCTGGTGTACCCGGTGGCCAGCCGGAGGCAGCGGCGGAGGAGGCGGGCTCAGGCCACCTGCCTGCTGGTCTGGCTGCTCGGGGGGCTCTTGAGCGTCCCCACCTTTCTGCTGAGGGCCACCCGGGAGGTGCCTGAGCTGGCCGTCCGCGCCTGTGTCCTGCAGCTGCCCAACCGGGGGCCCTGGCATGTGGCCCGCCTGCTGGAGCTCACGGTGCTGGGCTTCCTCCTGCCGCTGGCTGCCCTCCTCTTCTTCAACAGCCACATCCTGGCGTCCCTGCGGGACGGCCCGGGGATCCGCAGGAGCGGGAGCCGGGGTCCCCGCGGTGCCAAGTCCTCGGCGCTGATCCTGGCGCTGGTGGCGGCCTTCCTGGTGTGCTGGGCGCCCTACCACACCTTCGCCTTCCTAGAGGTGCTGCTGCGTCTGCAGGCACTGGGCGGCTGCTCCTGGGAGAACTTCACGGACTTGGGGCTGCAGTGGGCCAACGGCCTGGCCTTCCTCAACAGCTGCCTGAACCCCGTCATCTACGTCTTCGTGGGCCGACTCTTCAGGGCCAGGGTCAGTGAGCTGTGGAAGTGGTGTGCCCCCCTGGCCGCCTCCCCCTACCGGACGGTCTGGAGGAGTTGA